A genomic window from Glycine soja cultivar W05 chromosome 10, ASM419377v2, whole genome shotgun sequence includes:
- the LOC114369301 gene encoding ABC transporter G family member 21-like has translation MMPPEQETTNIAPKVPAITTRQETSSIHHDSEGSNTNKIKPSLELDDNCIPAQQQTQPTPPPPTTSRFSVLHQSLRPITLKFEDVSYTITFESQKKKGCVLRKESKLRRKVLTGVTGVVNPGELTAMLGPSGSGKTTLLTALAGRLAGKVSGTITYNGQTDPTFVKRKVGFVPQDDVHYPHLTVLETLTYAALLRLPKSLSREEKKEHAEMVIAELGLTRCRNSPVGGCMALFRGISGGERKRVSIGQEMLVNPSLLFVDEPTSGLDSTTAQLIVSVLHGLARAGRTVVATIHQPSSRLYRMFDKVIVLSDGHPIYSGHAGRVMDYLGSVGYVPAFNFMNPADFLLDLANGVVADVKHDDQIDHHEDQASVKQSLISSFKKNLYPALKEDIHQNNSHPSAFTSGTPRRSDNQWTSSWWEQFRVLLKRGLQERRHESFSGLRIFQVLSVSILSGLLWWHSDPAHVQDQVGLLFFFSIFWGFFPLFNAIFAFPLERPMLIKERSSGMYKLSSYYVARMVGDLPMELVLPTIFVTISYWMGGLKPSLVTFVLTLLIMLFNVLVSQGIGLALGAILMDVKQATTLASVTMLVFLLAGGYYIQQMPAFIAWLKYISFSHYCYKLLVGVQYSVNEVYECGPGLHCRVRDFPAIKCMGLDDTMWGDVAALTVMLIGYRVVAYLALRMGQPH, from the exons ATGATGCCCCCTGAGCAAGAAACCACTAATATTGCACCAAAAGTTCCAGCCATCACAACCCGACAAGAGACCAGCTCGATCCACCATGATTCAGAGGGTTCAAACACTAACAAAATCAAACCAAGTTTAGAATTGGATGATAATTGCATTCCTGCGCAGCAACAGACTCAgccaacaccaccaccaccaacaacatCAAGATTTTCCGTTCTTCACCAATCCTTGCGCCCCATTACCCTCAAA TTTGAAGACGTATCTTACACCATAACCTTCGAAAGCCAAAAGAAGAAGGGTTGCGTCTTACGTAAAGAATCAAAGCTAAGAAGAAAAGTCCTAACCGGAGTAACCGGAGTAGTGAACCCCGGAGAGTTAACGGCAATGCTGGGTCCCTCCGGCAGCGGCAAGACGACCCTCTTGACCGCCCTGGCCGGAAGACTCGCCGGAAAAGTCTCCGGCACCATAACCTACAACGGCCAAACCGACCCCACCTTCGTGAAACGCAAGGTAGGGTTCGTTCCCCAAGACGACGTTCACTACCCTCACCTCACAGTGTTAGAGACTTTAACCTACGCAGCGTTATTGAGACTTCCGAAGAGTTTGAgcagagaagagaagaaggagCACGCGGAGATGGTGATTGCGGAGCTAGGGCTAACACGGTGTCGTAACAGCCCCGTTGGAGGGTGCATGGCTCTGTTCCGTGGCATTTCGGGTGGGGAACGGAAACGGGTCAGTATCGGGCAGGAGATGTTGGTCAACCCGAGTTTATTGTTTGTTGATGAGCCCACCTCGGGTTTGGACTCCACCACGGCCCAACTTATCGTGTCGGTGCTCCATGGACTCGCCCGGGCGGGTCGGACCGTCGTCGCCACCATCCACCAGCCCTCCAGCCGATTGTATAGGATGTTTGATAAGGTCATCGTGTTGTCGGACGGGCACCCAATTTATAGCGGGCATGCGGGTCGGGTCATGGACTATCTCGGATCCGTTGGATATGTCCCAGCTTTCAACTTCATGAACCCGGCAGATTTCCTGCTTGACCTTGCTAATG GCGTAGTTGCTGATGTCAAACATGATGATCAAATAGACCACCATGAGGATCAAGCTTCAGTCAAACAGTCCCTAATTTCATCGTTTAAGAAGAACTTATATCCTGCTCTTAAAGAAGACATTCACCAAAATAACAGTCATCCGTCAGCTTTTACATCAGGAACACCTAGAC GCTCTGATAACCAATGGACCTCTAGCTGGTGGGAGCAATTCAGGGTGCTTCTTAAGAGGGGTTTACAAGAGAGGAGGCATGAATCTTTTTCTGGCTTAAGGATTTTCCAAGTCTTGTCTGTATCCATTCTCTCAGGACTTCTGTGGTGGCACTCTGATCCTGCCCATGTACAAGATCAG GTGGgactccttttcttcttctccatcttttGGGGATTCTTCCCTCTCTTCAATGCCATCTTTGCCTTCCCTCTGGAGAGGCCAATGTTAATAAAAGAAAGATCATCAGGGATGTACAAACTCTCCTCATACTATGTTGCTAGGATGGTGGGAGATTTACCAATGGAGCTAGTGCTTCCTACCATCTTTGTAACTATCTCCTACTGGATGGGTGGTCTCAAGCCTTCATTGGTCACATTTGTGCTAACCCTCTTGATCATGCTTTTCAATGTTTTAGTCTCTCAAGGCATAGGCCTAGCACTTGGGGCCATTCTCATGGATGTGAAGCAGGCCACAACACTAGCTTCAGTGACCATGTTGGTGTTTCTCTTGGCTGGTGGCTACTACATTCAGCAAATGCCGGCTTTTATAGCTTGGTTGAAGTACATTTCTTTCAGCCACTACTGCTATAAGCTACTAGTAGGAGTACAGTATTCAGTAAATGAGGTATACGAATGTGGACCAGGGTTGCATTGTAGGGTAAGAGATTTTCCTGCCATAAAGTGTATGGGGCTTGATGATACTATGTGGGGAGATGTGGCTGCATTGACTGTAATGTTGATTGGATACAGAGTTGTGGCATATCTAGCCTTGAGGATGGGGCAGCCTCACTGA
- the LOC114370664 gene encoding membrane protein PM19L-like: MATVGRNVAAPLLFLNLIMYFIVLGFASWCLNRFINGQTYHPSFGGNGATMFFLTFSILAAVLGIVSKLLGGNHMRTWRSDSLASAGATSMVAWAVTALAFGLACKQIHLGGHRGWRLRVVEAFIIILTFTQLLYLILIHAGLYSSRYGPGYHDTDYGHGHGVGGTTGDPMHKPATAGTRV, translated from the exons ATGGCCACAGTAGGAAGGAACGTTGCAGCTCCTTTGCTGTTTCTTAACTTGATCATGTATTTTATTGTTCTTGGCTTTGCTAGTTGGTGCCTCAACAGGTTCATCAATGGCCAAACTTACCACCCTA GTTTTGGTGGAAATGGTGCAACCATGTTTTTCTTAACCTTCTCCATACTAGCAGCTGTTCTGGGCATCGTGTCCAAACTTTTGGGTGGGAATCACATGAGGACATGGAGGAGTGACAGTTTAGCATCTGCAGGAGCCACATCAATGGTTGCTTGGGCAGTCACAGCTCTAGCATTTGG GTTGGCTTGCAAGCAAATACACTTAGGAGGGCATAGAGGGTGGAGGCTGAGGGTAGTGGAGGCATTCATAATAATACTAACATTCACACAGTTGTTGTACCTGATACTGATCCACGCGGGGCTATATAGCAGCAGATATGGTCCCGGGTACCATGACACTGACTATGGTCATGGACATGGTGTGGGAGGGACTACAGGAGATCCAATGCACAAGCCTGCTACTGCAGGAACTCGTGTCTAA
- the LOC114370911 gene encoding trihelix transcription factor ASR3-like, whose amino-acid sequence MSDPSTTPLPPPPPLLPSPHPHHHHVPLIQGAAATAPSSSSTTLAREYRKGNWTIQETLILITAKKLDDERRLKTPACSTSTTTTTRTSGELRWKWVENYCWSHGCLRSQNQCNDKWDNLLRDYKKVRDYESKSQSHNDNDNDNDKNNYPSYWTLNKQQRKEQNLPSNMVFEVYQAITDVLQRKQTQSQRQHQQQPLAIPLVTSSPSPLQTLPPPPPPPPPSPTPPPPPGTSTTPAGSERSESSGTEHNEHDDDDESESKRRKVKSLGSSIMQSASVLARALRSCEEKKEKRHREMIELEQRRIQMEEARNEVHRQGIATLVAAVTNLSGAIQSLINNSERHGQR is encoded by the exons ATGTCTGACCCATCCACCACCCCattgccaccaccaccaccactcttACCCTCCCCCCACCCCCACCACCACCATGTTCCACTTATCCAAGGCGCCGCCGCCACCGcaccctcctcctcctccactaCCCTGGCCCGAGAATACCGCAAGGGAAACTGGACCATTCAAGAGACCCTCATCCTCATCACTGCAAAAAAGCTCGACGACGAGCGAAGGCTCAAAACCCCTGCATGTAGCACCTCCACGACCACCACCACCAGAACCAGCGGCGAGCTCCGGTGGAAATGGGTGGAGAACTACTGCTGGAGCCATGGGTGCTTGCGAAGCCAGAACCAATGCAATGACAAATGGGACAACCTCCTCCGCGATTACAAAAAGGTTCGCGACTACGAGTCCAAATCACAATCCCACAACGACAACGACAACGACAACGACAAAAACAACTACCCTTCTTATTGGACCCTCAACAAACAACAACGTAAGGAACAGAACCTCCCTTCCAACATGGTCTTCGAAGTCTACCAAGCCATCACCGATGTCCtccaaagaaaacaaacacaatcccaaagacaacatcaacaacaaccaCTGGCTATTCCATTAGTTACTTCCTCGCCCTCACCACTTCAAACacttccaccacctcctcctccaccaccaccgtcTCCAACGCCTCCTCCTCCGCCGGGTACTTCCACCACTCCGGCGGGTTCAG AGAGATCAGAATCATCAGGAACTGAGCACAATGAGCATGATGATGACGATGAGTCGGAATCAAAACGTAGGAAAGTTAAGAGCCTTGGTTCAAGCATAATGCAAAGTGCATCGGTGTTGGCACGAGCTCTTAGGAGTTGCgaggagaagaaggagaaacgGCATCGTGAAATGATCGAGCTGGAGCAAAGGCGGATTCAGATGGAGGAAGCTCGGAACGAGGTTCACCGGCAAGGCATCGCCACCCTTGTCGCGGCCGTCACCAACCTTTCCGGTGCCATTCAGTCTCTCATTAATAATTCTGAACGCCATGGCCAAAGATAA